The genomic interval TTTATTGGTTTATCTTACAAGAACGTCCAAAATAATGGTACACAAAATTCTTGAAAGGGATTAAAAATACTGAAGAGAGAATCAAATAGGGGTGTTCAGGGAATGGCAACGGCGTCGTTTTTGAGCAACAAGTACTGGATTCTCAGGCATGGCAAGAGCATCCCAAATGAGAAGGGCCTCATTGTTTCTTCTATAGTCTGTGACTGTGACCCATTCTTCACTTTCTATTTGATTTGTTGTTTTAATCTTTCTTATAGTTTAGATTGTAAGAAAATGGCGTTTTTCTGGGTTCATGTCTGATTTTGATATGGTTGTGGAGAATTTTTCGATTCTTCTGGAGAATGGGTTTCAAATGAGAGGGAGTTTggcctttttccttcttcttttNNNNNNNNNNNNNNNNNNNNttttttttttttttttttttttttttttttttgttaagggTTGCTTCtcttttgttcttcttttcgtTTGTGACGAAATATGTTTTGGAAATGAATTGGGTTGTTCGTAAATGCTCATTTTAGGCTTCAAATTGTGGTGAATTGTTGCACTTTTCTGCTTGAATGTCTGTTTGTTAAGGGTATGTGCTTGTGATATGACATGTTTGTTTTTGGAGGTTTTGCTTGTCAGTTGAttgagaagaagagagaagaacAGGTTATTGACTGTGAGTTTGATTCTGCTGTAGGAAAATGGTATCCTTCCGGAATATCAACTGGCCCCTGAGGGTGTTGAACAGGCGCAGTTGGCTGGAGAACAGTTCTTAAAGGTGTTCTATTTTAGTCCTTAATCCATGTTTCTTCTGGCTGTGCTTGTGTAGTAGTAATCTTTAGATTGTGCAAATGACTGATTATACAAAGTTGGGTTTGTGTAACTTGTATTTGCAAAGGTAGAGAATGAAGCCATTCACTTTTTGGATGTTAATTGATGCCTCGTTCACTAAGCTGAGCTTGATTCACTTTAAGTTAATATGTTGTACGAAGAGTTAGTGTAACCTTGGTTGCCATGAGAAAATTCAAGTAACAAATATGGTTATGGGTTTCCAATTCGAGACTACACAAATCTAATTCATGAGCCTTGATTTCTCTTCCCTAAAGTAAAAAGGAGATTGTTTTTCTTCTGAAACTCTTCTCGAGTTTGTGAATATTCATGTCAATATGTCTGGTAATATTACGTTTTACAGATCATTCAACCACAGTTTTTAGAAACAatcttaaaacaaaaacaagaaactgCTGTCAACAGTGAGGCTTCACTGAGTTTTTGCTGCTGAGCTTAGACAAGAAAAAGAGTTAGATTGTCTAACcatttcagggaattaaaggaaatttttaTATGCAGAAGAATTGAAATGCATTggtttaatttgttttatatatCTTTAAATAACTGCAACAGATTAGTTTATTGTTCTTTACGGGAAGTATACATATTCATACCACAGAAAGTAGACTAAAAAACCATTCTGGAAAAGCCAATTCATCCGATCCCACCAAAACTTATCCGACCATTTGATGATGTGACTTGTTTATACTTTATGAACTATCATCTGGATCAATGTGGATCGGCAATCTTAGTATCTTAGTCAATCTCGATCGATCATTTTTTCCATTCCTAGTCAGTCTTGATAAGGAAAATAGTGGATGCATCAGAGCTATATTGCAATTGCAGGAGTTGAAGGAAAATTCTACGTCGCTAGAAAATGTTCGGATTTGCTATTCACCATTCTCTAGAACAATTCATACAGCTAAAGTTGCTGCATCTGTAttgaatctttcatttgaagGCCCCCAGTGTAAGGTAAAATAACTGTTCTATTTCATTtgtatttctgtaaatagtatTGTGTAGGTCACATTTCTGAATCaatatcttcttcttctgatCATAAGACAAAACTCTGGTTTGCAGATGATGGAGGATCTCAGGGAACGCTCCTTTGGCCCTTCATTTGAGCTCTTGTCTCATGACAAAGTAAGATAACCATTATTTGTTCTGATTTGATTGTGGTTTTTTCTTACGTGAAAAGCCACATCTTTAAGTTCATCTTTGCTTTTTACCCTCCACGAGCAAGGGGAAACAAAGTTTAAATACAAGTTTTGTCctttttgtgtttaataaatctctgaactttaaaaaatatctaataggttcctaactttcaattttgtatctaataggatcttaaactttaaaaagtatctaataggttcctaactttcaattttgtgtcatCCTGCGAGTTTTCTTGACATCCAAATGTTGTAGGGCTAGATGAGTTGTACTGTGAGATTAGGTGACATGTACGTAAGTTGGCCCGAACATCCACAGATATTAAAATAAcgttttctaaaagaaaaaattaacaaatttattgtacataaaacaaaattttatgtcAACAATTTTGTATCCAATAGGATTGTGATTTTTTTCTTAGAAGAAACATTTCATTGAATGAATGAATTGGTTTGTGAATTTAGAAAATGTCGAATAGCGCAAAGATTTGTTGAATATAGagttgaaagtttaaggacttaTTAGATACcaatcaaaagtttaaaaatatattatactttttaaaGTTCATAAACCTATTCGATACAAAACTGAAAGTTCAAAGATGtattagaaaatttaaagtCCTATATGACACAAACCTGAAAATTCATGatctaaacttgtaatttaacccaaaataatattaataataataaaataaaggaaacttGAACCTTCAATGAATAGAGAAAGTTACCAAACACTTTTTAATGGTTGTGTTGTGTTTCAAGTTAGTGATAAAACATTGGTGTTGATTTGTTGTTGGTTCATCTCTAAAAAGTATGCAGAAATTTGGGCTCTTGATGAGGAAGATCCATTCAAGCGGCCTGAAGGTGGAGAAAGCGTTGAAGATGTTGCTTCAAGGCTTGCCAAAGCAATTCTTCAAATTGAGTCCCTATTTCAAGGGTATTCCTTTTTgtctttttgtctttttttttttttaattttttattttatcccaAAATATTAAAATCCTAAGAATTTTCTGTCAATCAAATGTGGAGCTAGATAGGTTAGTAGATGGTGTGATagcatgatttgcatctttactaagtacaatggttgaatttatagcgaaattcaaaaaacaaacataagttttaaaagctattttttttagttttcaaattttgtttggttttttaaactattggtaaaaaatagataacaaatgaaaaaatttgaatgtgGAAGCAAAATTGTTACTAAACGGAGTCTTAATATTTtccatgaaaataaatgttCAACTTCTCATGATCACGTTTATTGTACTAAAGAATGGTAAAGGGAGCTTTAGGATAATGGGTTTAAAACATGGTGCACCCGACCTACTATAGGTTAATATTCAACCTTGTTCAAGTATTATTCTATAAAATTAGTTGAACCGTATATAAATTGTCTCTCATTTTGTCTtaatatcaatatatatatatatatatatactaaaagAATTTTCGAATCATGTTTTAGACTTTAAAAATGTCTGAGATTTCGTAGACTTTTGATATTGTGTTCAATAAGTTTTCGatcaattagaaaaaaaaaaatcattcaattttgtgtccaataagtaaaagattaaaagtttattatatattattaatttgacaGACATTTGTAACTGCCAAATAGCCTTTATAATAGAATTAAATCCATCGTAATTTGGAAGGCAaaagttttgaatttaataatAACTGATGTTTTGCAGGTGTGCGATCTTGGTGGTCAGCCATGGGGATCCCCTTCAGATTTTTCAGGCGGTCGTCGGATCAGCCGCCAAGCAAGAAGATGGATCGACTTCTAATGATTTGGAATCAACATTACAAGCCTTCATTACCAAAGCTATTCTCTCGAAGCATCGGAAATTTGCACTCCTCACCGGAGAGCTTCGATCTGTCGTTTGAATTCCAGTATCTTGTTGCCGGACTTATTGAAGAAGATTATTTCAACAATTTTCCTCTGGTAATTATATTAGTATAATTTTTCAATATCTACATAAGTCAACTTTTAGGTTTAAACTTGGAAAGGTTAAATTCAACTCTGAAGTTGGTCTAAAGTCAAGTTCCAGCAAAGAGAACCCGACCGCCATAGCTGATGGAAGAAATACTAAGTGCTCCTTTTAAGAGGTAACAAATGGTACTGATTTCTCTTTGCACTGCTCTCCCCTATCCCTTGTACACAAGCCTATAGTCCTGATAgcataaaatttaatcttatgtcACACAACGCATGGATTATTATATGCCTGCGCTATAAACTTGGCAACATATAATGATGCGATGATTCTAAATAAGCACATGGACAGTGATGAATGATgaaaatggaatgtggatgatgtgttatgcttattcagactttatgcgatactacttctagatgtatgcgttattaaggGAATGTTTGTAGTATgatatgcgttgtcacaagtttctttgcgctgaaaccaagtataatttcaacgcaagtttctcggagtgatccgaggtcgaacacagggatttcttagttaatgcgttacgttcgtgatatatgcgatcgggagtttttcatttaataaaagattggtttatacaggtatttaaagttgtggtaaagtaa from Benincasa hispida cultivar B227 chromosome 10, ASM972705v1, whole genome shotgun sequence carries:
- the LOC120088380 gene encoding uncharacterized protein LOC120088380 isoform X2; its protein translation is MATASFLSNKYWILRHGKSIPNEKGLIVSSIENGILPEYQLAPEGVEQAQLAGEQFLKELKENSTSLENVRICYSPFSRTIHTAKVAASVLNLSFEGPQCKMMEDLRERSFGPSFELLSHDKYAEIWALDEEDPFKRPEGGESVEDVASRLAKAILQIESLFQGCAILVVSHGDPLQIFQAVVGSAAKQEDGSTSNDLESTLQAFITKAILSKHRKFALLTGELRSVV
- the LOC120088380 gene encoding uncharacterized protein LOC120088380 isoform X1 codes for the protein MATASFLSNKYWILRHGKSIPNEKGLIVSSIENGILPEYQLAPEGVEQAQLAGEQFLKELKENSTSLENVRICYSPFSRTIHTAKVAASVLNLSFEGPQCKMMEDLRERSFGPSFELLSHDKKFGLLMRKIHSSGLKVEKALKMLLQGLPKQFFKLSPYFKGVRSWWSAMGIPFRFFRRSSDQPPSKKMDRLLMIWNQHYKPSLPKLFSRSIGNLHSSPESFDLSFEFQYLVAGLIEEDYFNNFPLSSSSKENPTAIADGRNTKCSF